The Brachyhypopomus gauderio isolate BG-103 chromosome 17, BGAUD_0.2, whole genome shotgun sequence genome includes a window with the following:
- the stard9 gene encoding uncharacterized protein stard9 isoform X4, producing the protein MANVKVAIRVRPLNSRESVDGGKIAVQVEDKVVRVRNVKLDGRVDGRSEAPGDCRQRLLEFSFDYCYWSVNPEASSYASQEEVFQDLGASVLAGASEGYNVCLFAYGQTGSGKTYTMMGTPDSIGLTPRICQGLFRSDIDSPDGQNCRVEISFLEIYNERVRDLLRRTDQKKPAPLRVREHPDKGPYVQGLSQHVVSDYKQAVELLEEGIANRITAATHVHDASSRSHAIFSIQYTQAILEDNLPSEIVSKINLVDLAGSERADPQYCRDRITEGANINKSLVTLGIVISALAQNSQMCSSSQSINSVLSEGEGSTMGSQSSSLSGSGRRLCFIPYRDSALTWLLKDSLGGNSKTIMIATISPSCSSYSETLSTLRYAAHARNIVNKPRVNEDASVRLIRELREEIDRLKAMLLSFSLQRNTSPCLSDERDGSLSDVVLQNELKVEQLTKDWSEGWRDSRALLERYSVDINQDRAGVQIHSLLPHLIALETDVLSTGVTIYHLREGVTRIGPQDENEEGPHIVLPEGSVCEIENQNGVVTLRPLLHSVCTVNSRDVTEPCRLAQGAVITLGGIHKFRFNHPAEAAALRERRRTGEGGLRCSSSVLDLLACSLRTEGAGSQELGDGPPPRQRLEEQQRYVDSLQKEIRVEQRRVERDLEREQAHLCQQRTDIQQWILEEKQHLSAIREKGTLESGVQTDLIPLPTLKRVSQETPEEGDPETVNPLLIVVAVRKQVVQEELLKHHALRRAENRIRRKRLHCQLERIARKRHLLEAKRELQRLENALGMDALSSIELTSPSKCRGRPMLLRRHSFSADLLSRLYPHHTPIISSQSLRRNRSCESTASLSRFTCPEKWGTDEHLSDPMTRGRSNTMPSRYGQGTSSRVGSSENLKTFPKEDGTSGVMTDGKAHSSSPESLVRNHAGDHNTSSQTTQESDNRESKRVLPIIKQPITQKYSSKGTKGLPCGKSKGLETIRKALSRSVGSGIKTALSKVFRKPPLSLKGGRSAKSANRAKAQCIGEGNKDLGDTKTTQQKCSIKTTVSCEGLAQLTSLKDKKQRRWHSSESLTNNTGKWVKKQQELNEWVEDDDEDSSDGDSLFSADSLSSAYASALAERLKQENREPSEAESEDSQMSKDSLVMESGRKRDTAGLLPEASRSSCHSFRSSFNLQSCTQREDFKNSKEMPTEAFWSLHGSPKLVAKQPSQPVSESTASSNASVREPDNSPALTDAWSSTDAADSPRNLRSTGGFMKEALHTPAESSSLQSSASLDLSRTVNESEGQRSPCSATLQEHQSSESETSLEYFWKETVSTSCSRPESTILNVSNELLSNSKTKCITQEACITENVVNSLWADPSSDTDTHQHDTLCTNKSTPPASESLEAHDVDVLVANTYSKENDVIPSEASSGGFPVESFDNYLQSSTANQTILDEEHIVPSNGENVFMKRCSKQEEHFTQSLQEIRCVESFDAFQYNSDASGNINGVAKNDGHHSSVEHLHSSSGIHPENVWGKNGCFMLSNEEQHLLVTHCSEGESSQKSQSKKEHPANETGNVVGDGKALLQYQGVSDFSSMGSCLENNVAGDTKDCTVEMNTKDKNYNEVANTLKKWYTQLNHESHGVSSEHSKQSSLIAHDVSTGNRQIPNSCVGSLPLCESAVIESKAAVKFGSSTSKDSADQLSPITNGTSTSSSSYKNRGNLDPRSEVSSVENNTETQNSSSPAGSCTSDRRSALRSAQQHISPHDLIDYKMSIEGVKHHTEREVLDNGKFQNTGLSINEKISEVVNEHLNMSLKVEAGEDTSRELEPNNKMSTAISMENLEKIQSKYEITSESSQTLLCETEPEALTEMNTRVDTAPGSLQKEYSHTEEEIALYHNENGFNCPSRSMENCNVEMEDSDNHILNKPVPYAFKGQGLGKNKSPKASVVLSIESTENYPDYSKAKQQNDSISQVIKQRSKPLQPTSMSTYIECSDNLAPRSETSTSVRAESGLGLGVCTQEKAPARNGSLEMPSSSKLNDVQASAQYSDIMVDHLTSEVNLSKSEAALSKSDKASNVDMTAEFQQLLEVSTTAHLDTDPKIQFTKKIQCSFNSDLCHKAAEGYFQAAGSVPFNKPDHQECTPEDLGKVHISITQDDKIEENTSSVITNIKNKNHTYYGKLNKDPTVSQPSQALLKSCTASQPQRDGQPQILQKVIVDRKTYNGCQPEEQSECKEDSKHHRIAKINEDEERLESTYPLCVCSSSTMINSAGSARGAEQIYTEEVNKHKAKSTATSDHSMSLNINPGRHHKIKTELSQKVTVGEDGPRFPSCCSNDVRLRIKPKRYRRAHFTAPPSSSTDSTPDSSFDESAKAQIHQLSMAIQVKPGTSADGKQNALVPNESDSVSPDKLCALSAVRIESRLRHSNPLETDIANPRAGVTIGHTAGVAEENCLRERPSHLATKIFKAGLSNNDEAVYLSNCSKHVSHDNKQKEAPSFDSDRMQNKETTIHFASSDINPFIHTKKADELLGALSKNQAFGSAVNMSCLLSPLESSDKPITRCCSVDNGLNVQNSPFNSHLSSYAIHKGLSSTLSSVEDSNEHSCAESQLKGFCQAPFGFHETTVATLSSDSYHDASDTAHSSGQVDEIVLVYSSDHESQEGGHKGSSKCDHGTQTFMSDEVLEKKMRHRRSHTQVPESRQKHAASTTWASLQNMSEHLSELILNTSDLLGNIQCMRSGERCLMHEHSAEKSCDVSKMYRDRYCTKDGSTQTVVDIGIQTEDPSVLMKQCRVLKQSPGVENTKAHEVNVIVKVIGTDSCGVSKQDRVTKSYRDQCENRQSFESIKSMQDLRPDGSPPSVQLDEKLEVLAPKVLSLRTVAPNQNYPKSKASPAATVDHVVSNPSSRCFGVCAHRRGSLEILVRDNKLNHTEVKPKTCPEKQILVMDRASSPILTVEVPSRFHKGKAKSSQYLSNNKMNKRYRPSETQPSMMSKDLLESKQMSITEYKVPCQTGHFYIHQNEKVCDNRQARSVSLESLNDISYISADGSVAHSVESMSSSHTCTQNERKTQFHRGAAQPVLPVYSPLDSYSSSAKQRQLENCSQKQMKSSTPIKRSYRNNMLECNHKVSDGMGTCWNDVSKRIFQRQDEDAVSLSSSECNTDVLVSINPLTDASPIKEDQQLPKDLPMHNKFTNWSGINQQPPAELSIKNNPTMKKNSGANTKNLHTSLVETDRIGYRQRPEFMEATDKRTREIEKLRKDREQVLASMCLDLSSPQLSVELKEAKLHYGLGETDTMLKLLKTSPREEPVISTKQQLYDRHRRSMDSLRKEREARLQTCRRARSLSPSKHPNSSLHEVVQAQRPSPSRRREHLQQIRQEVVEASRVPDPQRRGSQCPLDIELLLRDYTRAREDARAEIARARERLRERTEQEKRRLQQRGLAQAVKDDLRLRTHVSNSTLCTGSNLSLSSGPTSGYNSSNAALLKDSTSPSLQIPGISDSEFRVGSRPPVIPFQSFKAPRVWLSAQDVHLETSPSGLELQSSSSPLSPPARQRTSSVGRPSSISSSFQDIADCTLSSALSEVRLASGGDLRNLLAGKAAAGWRYQGVERGVQIFHRPSTRPTAHGFLGAMELDRPLANVWSLIRDHSKTHLYNQSLRSAWTRPLDDSTQLVYLLTDPTNCHLKQPRDFCCLSTESKQDDMWVLAMQSVFEESLPRPNMDTIRAEMLPSAWVLQPSQEQDRVVLKVIYLLQVDLGTPSLPSKFLNVVAQKQAAVIADLGSFLSM; encoded by the exons ATGGCAAACGTAAAAGTCGCGATTCGAGTTCGTCCTCTAAACTCAAG ggagagtgtggatggagggAAGATCGCTGTCCAGGTGGAGGACAAAGTGGTGAGAGTAAGAAATGTGAAG CTGGACGGGCGTGTAGACGGGAGGTCGGAGGCTCCAGGCGACTGCAGGCAGAGGTTGCTGGAGTTCAGCTTTGATTACTGTTACTGGTCCGTGAACCCCGAGGCGTCCAGCTATGCCTCACAGGAGGAG GTCTTCCAGGATCTGGGCGCGTCTGTGCTGGCTGGGGCATCCGAAGGTTACAATGTCTGTCTGTTTGCTTATGGGCAGACAGGCTCTGGGAAgacctacaccatgatgggcaCGCCA GATTCTATTGGACTGACCCCGAGGATCTGTCAA GGTCTCTTCAGATCTGATATCGACTCTCCCGATGGGCAGAACTGCAGAGTTGAAATTag TTTTTTAGAGATCTATAATGAACGCGTACGTGATCTTCTCAGAAGGACGGACCAGAAGAAGCCGGCGCCCCTGCGTGTGCGCGAGCACCCAGACAAGGGGCCGTATGTGCAGG gTCTCTCCCAGCACGTGGTGTCGGATTACAAGCAGGCGGTGGAGCTCTTGGAGGAGGGCATTGCTAACCGCATCACAGCGGCCACACACGTCCACGACGCCAGCAGCCGATCGCACGCCATCTTCAGCATCCAGTACACACAG GCTATTCTAGAAGATAACCTCCCCTCTGAAATAGTGAGCAAGATCAACTTAGTGGACCTGGCTGGCAG TGAGAGAGCGGACCCTCAGTACTGCAGAGACCGCATCACCGAAGGAGCCAACATCAACAAGTCTCTGGTCACTCTGGGCATTGTCATCTCTGCGCTCG CCCAGAACTCTCAGATGTGCAGCAGCAGTCAGAGTATTAACAGTGTGCTGAGCGAGGGGGAGGGCAGCACCATGGGCAGCCAATCCAGCTCCCTGTCCGGCAGTGGCCGCCGCCTCTGCTTCATCCCCTACCGAGACTCCGCCCTCACCTGGCTCCTGAAGGACAGCCTGGGCGGCAACTCCAAGACCATCATGATCGCCA cCATCTCCCCCTCCTGCAGCAGTTACAGTGAAACTCTCAGCACACTCCGCTACGCAGCTCATGCCAGGAACATCGTGAACAAGCCGAGAGTCAATGAG GACGCCAGCGTGAGGCTGATCAGGGAGCTTCGGGAGGAGATCGACCGGTTGAAGGCCATGCTGCTCAGCTTCTCCCTG CAGAGAAACACCAGCCCGTGTCTGAGCGACGAGAGAGACGGTAGCCTGTCTGACGTAGTGCTGCAGAACGAACTGAAG GTGGAGCAGCTGACTAAAGACTGGTCAGAGGGCTGGAGGGACAGCCGTGCTCTGCTGGAGCGCTACAGTGTGGACATTAACCAGGACAGAGCCGGAGTTCAGATCCACTCCCTCCTTCCCCACCTCATCGCGCTGGAGACAGACGTACTAAGCACGGGAGTCACCATTTACCACCTCCGG GAAGGGGTCACCAGAATTGGACCTCAGGATGAGAACGAGGAAGGACCCCATATTG TCCTGCCAGAGGGTTCGGTGTGTGAAATAGAGAATCAGAATGGGGTCGTGACCCTCAGGCCCCTCCTACACAGCGTCTGCACGGTCAACAGCAGAGACGTCACTGAACCGTGTAGACTTGCACAAG GAGCAGTGATAACGTTAGGAGGGATCCATAAGTTCCGCTTCAACCACCCAGCGGAGGCTGCGGCCCTGCGAGAGAGGAGACGG ACCGGTGAGGGAGGTCTACGCTGTAGCTCCTCAGTGCTGGACCTGCTGGCCTGTTCTCTGAG GACGGAGGGAGCAGGTAGTCAGGAGCTGGGTGACGGGCCTCCACCCAGGCAGCGGTTGGAGGAGCAGCAGCGCTACGTGGACAGTCTGCAGAAGGAGATCCGGGTGGAGCAGAGGCGGGTGGAGAGGGACCTGGAGAGGGAGCAGGCCCACCTGTGTCAGCAGCGCACTGACA TCCAGCAGTGGATCTTGGAGGAAAAGCAGCATCTATCTGCCATCAGGGAGAAGGGAACGCTGGAATCAGGGGTGCAGACGGATCTAATTCCTCTTCCCACGTTAAAACGTGTTAGCCAGGAGACTCCAGAGGAAGGTGACCCAGAAACAGTGAACCCCTTGCTGATCGTGGTGGCTGTTAGGAAACAGGTGGTGCAGGAGGAGCTCCTGAAACACCACGCGCTTCGAAGGGCCGAGAACCGCATTCGCCGCAAGAGGCTGCACTGTCAGCTGGAGAGGATTGCTCGAAAGCGCCACCTGCTGGAGGCAAAGCGAGAGCTCCAGAGGCTGGAGAATGCACTTGGGATGGACGCATTGTCGTCCATTGAGCTGACATCTCCTTCAAAGTGCAGGGGACGGCCGATGTTGTTGCGAAGGCATTCTTTCTCTGCTGATCTTCTGTCTCGACTGTACCCTCATCACACACCCATCATCAG CAGCCAGTCTCTAAGGAGGAACAGGTCGTGCGAGTCCACGGCATCATTGTCTAGGTTTACATGTCCTGAGAAGTGGGGAACTGATGAACATCTTTCAGATCCAATGACTAGAGGCCGCTCCAACACTATGCCCTCAAGATACGGTCAAGGGACCTCTAGTAGAGTAGGTTCCTCTGAGAACCTCAAAACATTCCCAAAAGAAGATGGAACATCTGGTGTAATGACTGATGGAAAAGCTCATTCATCGAGTCCTGAATCATTAGTCAGGAATCACGCAGGGGATCATAACACATCTTCACAAACTACACAGGAGTCAGATAACAGAGAATCCAAACGGGTACTACCAATAATAAAACAACCAATAACACAAAAATACTCATCCAAGGGTACCAAAGGTTTACCCTGTGGCAAAAGTAAGGGTTTGGAGACAATCCGCAAAGCACTTTCACGATCGGTTGGCTCGGGCATAAAGACAGCATTGTCAAAGGTCTTCCGCAAACCTCCTTTAAGTTTAAAAGGTGGCAGAAGTGCTAAATCAGCTAACAGAGCAAAAGCTCAGTGTATTGGAGAAGGAAATAAAGATCTAGGGGACACAAAGACAACGCAGCAGAAGTGCTCTATAAAAACAACAGTGTCTTGCGAGGGTTTGGCTCAGCTTACCTCATTAAAGGATAAGAAACAGAGACGCTGGCACAGCTCCGAGTCCCTCACAAACAACACGGGAAAATGGGTGAAGAAGCAACAGGAGTTGAACGAATGGGTAGAGGACGACGACGAAGACTCGTCGGACGGCGATAGCCTTTTCTCGGCGGACTCCCTCTCTTCGGCCTACGCCAGCGCCTTGGCCGAGCGGCTGAAGCAGGAGAATCGGGAGCCCAGCGAGGCGGAGAGCGAGGACAGTCAGATGTCCAAGGACTCTCTGGTCATGGAGAGCGGCAGGAAGCGTGACACTGCCGGGCTGCTGCCGGAGGCCAGTCGGTCTTCATGTCATAGTTTCCGGTCCTCGTTCAACCTGCAGTCatgcacacagagagaggaTTTTAAGaactccaaagaaatgcctacAGAGGCTTTTTGGAGTCTCCATGGGAGTCCTAAGCTGGTGGCAAAGCAACCTTCACAGCCAGTATCTGAGTCCACAGCCTCCAGTAATGCCAGTGTCAGAGAGCCAGATAATTCCCCTGCACTTACTGATGCTTGGTCCTCCACTGATGCAGCAGATAGTCCTCGTAACCTCAGATCCACAGGGGGCTTCATGAAAGAGGcactacacacaccagcagagaGCAGTTCCCTCCAAAGCTCAGCTAGTCTTGATCTGTCTAGGACAGTGAATGAGTCAGAAGGCCAAAGGTCACCCTGCTCTGCAACACTTCAAGAACATCAATCCTCTGAAAGTGAAACAAGCTTGGAGTATTTTTGGAAGGAAACTGTCTCCACCTCCTGTTCCAGACCTGAAAGCACTATATTGAATGTGAGTAATGAGCTGTTGAGTAATTCTAAGACAAAGTGTATTACACAAGAGGCTTGCATCACTGAAAATGTAGTGAACAGTCTGTGGGCAGATCCCTCttctgacacagacacacatcaacATGATACACTATGCACTAATAAATCAACGCCACCAGCATCAGAATCTCTGGAGGCCCATGATGTTGATGTGCTAGTAGCCAATACTTATTCCAAAGAAAATGATGTGATACCAAGTGAGGCTTCTTCAGGAGGTTTCCCAGTTGAATCCTTTGATAATTATTTACAGAGCAGCACTGCAAATCAAACTATACTTGATGAGGAACACATTGTTCCTTCAAATGGTGAGAATGTCTTTATGAAAAGATGTTCAAAACAGGAGGAGCACTTTACGCAGTCATTACAAGAAATAAGATGTGTAGAAAGTTTTGATGCTTTTCAGTACAACAGTGATGCCTCCGGAAATATTAATGGTGTTGCTAAAAATGATGGACACCACTCATCTGTAGAACATCTTCACTCAAGTAGTGGTATCCATCCAGAGAACGTTTGGGGAAAGAACGGGTGCTTCATGCTCTCAAATGAGGAGCAGCATCTCTTAGTAACACACTGTTCAGAAGGTGAATCTTCACAGAAGTCTCAAAGCAAGAAAGAGCATCCAGCTAATGAAACAGGAAATGTTGTGGGTGATGGGAAAGCCTTGTTGCAGTATCAAGGAGTGAGTGATTTTTCCTCCATGGGCTCTTGTCTAGAAAATAATGTTGCAGGTGATACCAAAGACTGTACTGTTGAAATGAACACGAAGGACAAAAATTACAATGAAGTAGCAAACACTTTAAAGAAGTGGTATACTCAACTAAATCATGAATCTCACGGTGTATCGAGTGAACACTCAAAACAAAGCAGCCTAATTGCTCACGATGTCTCAACAGGCAACAGGCAAATACCAAATAGTTGTGTTGGGTCTCTTCCTCTATGTGAGTCTGCTGTTATAGAAAGTAAAGCAGCAGTGAAGTTTGGTTCTAGTACTAGCAAAGACTCAGCAGATCAACTGTCGCCAATAACAAATGGCACATCAACAAGCTCATCCAGTTACAAGAACAGGGGGAACTTGGATCCACGTTCAGAAGTGTCATCAGTGGAAAATAACACGGAGACCCAAAACAGCAGCAGTCCTGCTGGTAGCTGTACATCTGACAGGAGAAGTGCACTCAGAAGTGCCCAACAGCACATATCACCCCATGATCTCATTGATTACAAGATGAGTATAGAGGGAGTGAAACATCATACAGAAAGAGAAGTGTTGGATAATGGAAAGTTTCAAAACACTGGGCTTTCAATAAATGAGAAGATATCTGAAGTGGTAAACGAACATCTGAATATGTCTCTAAAGGTAGAGGCTGGAGAAGACACTAGTAGAGAACTAGAGCCAAACAACAAAATGTCCACAGCAATCAGCATGGAAAATCTTGAGAAAATTCAGAGCAAATATGAAATCACGTCTGAAAGTTCACAGACACTTCTATGTGAGACTGAGCCGGAGGCTCTTACAGAAATGAACACCAGGGTGGACACGGCGCCTGGTTCTCTCCAAAAGGAATATAGTCACACAGAGGAAGAAATTGCATTATACCACAACGAAAATGGATTCAATTGCCCATCTAGGTCCATGGAGAATTGTAATGTAGAAATGGAGGACTCTGACAATCACATTTTAAATAAGCCTGTGCCATATGCATTCAAGGGACAAGGCTTGGGAAAAAATAAGTCACCCAAAGCAAGCGTTGTCTTAAGTATTGAATCAACTGAAAATTATCCTGATTATTCAAAAGCCAAACAACAGAATGATTCGATCAGCCAGGTGATAAAGCAAAGAAGCAAACCCCTGCAACCGACATCCATGTCTACTTATATAGAATGCTCTGATAATCTCGCTCCTAGAAGTGAGACAAGCACGTCTGTAAGGGCAGAGTCTGGTCTTGGTTTGGGAGTGTGCACACAGGAGAAGGCTCCTGCAAGAAACGGCTCGCTAGAGATGCCAAGTTCATCAAAACTAAATGATGTTCAGGCTTCAGCACAATACTCAGATATCATGGTAGACCACCTGACTTCAGAGGTAAATCTGAGTAAATCTGAGGCAGCTCTGAGTAAATCTGATAAAGCAAGTAACGTAGATATGACTGCTGAATTTCAGCAGCTATTGGAAGTCAGTACTACTGCACATCTTGACACAGATCCAAAGATTCAGTTTACCAAAAAGATTCAGTGCTCATTTAATTCAGATttatgtcacaaagcagctgaaGGTTATTTTCAGGCAGCTGGTTCTGTACCATTTAACAAACCAGACCATCAAGAATGTACCCCAGAAGACCTTGGGAAAGTTCACATTTCTATCACCCAAGATGACAAAATTGAGGAGAATACCTCTAGTGTCATAACtaatattaaaaacaaaaatcacacataTTATGGTAAGCTAAACAAAGATCCCACTGTTTCTCAACCAAGCCAGGCTCTACTAAAGTCATGTACTGCATCCCAGCCACAAAGAGACGGTCAACCACAGATCCTGCAAAAGGTCATTGTGGACAGAAAAACCTATAACGGCTGTCAACCAGAAGAACAGTCAGAGTGTAAAGAGGACAGTAAGCATCACAGAATCGCAAAGATTAATGAAGATGAAGAGAGGCTGGAGTCCACGTACCCACTGTGCGTCTGCAGTTCATCCACTATGATCAACTCTGCAGGTTCTGCAAGAGGAGCAGAGCAGATATACACGGAAGAGGTGAATAAACACAAGGCCAAATCAACAGCTACTTCTGACCACAGTATGTCATTAAATATAAACCCGGGGAGACATCATAAAATCAAAACTGAATTGAGTCAAAAGGTAACTGTTGGAGAAGATGGTCCAAGGTTCCCTTCCTGCTGTAGTAACGATGTCCGCCTAAGAATAAAGCCAAAGAGATACAGAAGAGCCCATTTTACTGCCCCTCCAAGTTCATCCACAGACTCAACACCTGATTCATCCTTCGATGAGTCTGCCAAAGCCCAAATCCATCAATTGAGCATGGCTATTCAGGTCAAACCTGGTACATCTGCTGATGGCAAACAGAATGCACTTGTTCCAAATGAATCAGACAGTGTCTCACCCGATAAACTATGTGCACTTTCCGCAGTTAGAATAGAGTCAAGGTTGAGACACAGCAACCCTCTGGAGACTGATATTGCAAACCctagagcaggggtcaccaTAGGTCACACCGCTGGTGTAGCAGAGGAGAATTGTCTCAGAGAAAGGCCAAGTCACCTCGCTACAAAGATATTTAAAGCTGGACTGTCAAACAATGATGAAGCAGTTTATTTATCCAATTGTTCGAAACACGTCTCGCATGACAACAAGCAGAAAGAAGCACCATCATTTGACAGTGACCGCATGCAAAACAAGGAAACTACGATCCATTTTGCTTCAAGTGACATCAACCCCTttattcacacaaaaaaagctgATGAATTGCTCGGAGCTTTGTCCAAAAATCAGGCATTTGGAAGTGCTGTCAACATgtcctgtctgctctctccGCTAGAAAGCTCAGACAAGCCTATTACCAGATGTTGCAGTGTGGACAATGGGCTGAATGTCCAGAATTCTCCATTTAATTCTCATCTGAGCAGTTATGCCATCCACAAGGGGCTTTCAAGCACTTTGAGTAGTGTTGAAGATTCTAATGAACATAGTTGCGCAGAGTCCCAACTAAAGGGATTTTGTCAGGCCCCCTTTGGTTTTCATGAGACGACCGTAGCAACTTTAAGTAGTGATTCTTACCACGATGCCTCAGACACAGCTCACAGCTCAGGCCAAGTTGATGAAATAGTACTAGTCTACTCTTCTGACCACGAATCTCAAGAAGGTGGACACAAGGGTTCGAGTAAATGTGATCATGGCACACAGACATTCATGTCTGATGAGGTCCTGGAGAAAAAGATGAGACATAGGAGGAGTCACACCCAGGTCCCTGAGTCCAGACAGAAACATGCAGCATCAACCACATGGGCAAGTTTACAGAATATGTCCGAACATCTCTCAGAGTTGATTCTTAACACCTCTGACCTTCTGGGAAACATTCAGTGTATGAGATCGGGGGAAAGGTGTCTGATGCATGAGCATTCGGCAGAAAAAAGTTGTGACGTTTCAAAAATGTACCGTGACAGGTATTGCACGAAAGATGGCTCCACCCAAACTGTTGTAGATATCGGTATCCAGACTGAAGACCCTTCAGTGCTCATGAAACAATGCAGAGTTCTCAAGCAAAGCCCGGGTGTGGAGAACACCAAAGCTCACGAGGTCAACGTGATTGTCAAAGTGATTGGTACAGATTCTTGTGGTGTGTCAAAACAAGATAGAGTCACTAAGTCTTATAGGGATCAGTGTGAAAATAGACAATCCTTTGAGTCTATTAAAAGTATGCAAGACTTGCGCCCTGACGGCTCACCTCCCTCTGTGCAGCTGGATGAAAAGTTAGAGGTTTTAGCGCCAAAGGTTCTTTCCCTAAGGACTGTTGCACCGAATCAGAACTACCCCAAATCAAAGGCTTCACCCGCTGCCACTGTAGATCATGTTGTTAGTAACCCCTCTTCCAGATGTTTTGGGGTTTGTGCTCACAGAAGAGGCAGTTTGGAGATCTTGGTGAGAGATAATAAGTTAAATCATACAGAAGTGAAGCCAAAGACTTGCCCTGAGAAGCAAATTTTGGTAATGGACCGAGCATCTTCACCGATCCTCACTGTGGAGGTGCCCAGCCGCTTTCATAAAGGAAAGGCAAAGTCTTCTCAATATTTGTCCAACAACAAGATGAATAAAAGGTATAGGCCCTCTGAGACACAGCCATCAATGATGTCCAAAGATTTACTTGAAAGCAAACAAATGTCCATCACTGAATATAAAGTGCCCTGTCAGACGGGTCATTTCTACATACATCAGAATGAAAAGGTTTGTGACAACAGACAAGCACGTTCTGTGTCTCTTGAAAGTTTAAACGACATCAGTTATATAAGTGCTGATGGATCAGTGGCTCACTCCGTAGAAAGTATGAGCTCCTCTCACACTTGCACGCAAAACGAAAGAAAAACACAATTTCACAGAGGAGCAGCTCAACCTGTTTTGCCTGTCTATTCTCCGTTGGACAGTTACTCTTCCTCAGCCAAACAAAGGCAGCTTGAAAACTGTAGCCAGAAGCAAATGAAATCCTCAACACCCATCAAACGAAGCTACAGAAACAATATGCTGGAATGTAACCACAAAGTCTCTGATGGTATGGGGACGTGCTGGAATGATGTGAGCAAAAGAATATTCCAACGCCAAGATGAGGATGCGGTATCATTGTCTTCAAGTGAGTGCAATACAGATGTCCTGGTCAGTATCAATCCACTTACTGATGCCAGTCCCATCAAAGAGGACCAACAGCTTCCTAAAGACTTGCCGATGCACAACAAGTTTACTAACTGGTCAGGCATCAACCAACAACCACCAGCAGAGCTCAGCATTAAAAACAATCCTACTATGAAGAAAAACTCAGGTGCTAATACTAAGAATCTCCACACGAGTCTGGTGGAAACAGACAGAATTGGCTATAGGCAGAGGCCAGAGTTCATGGAAGCGACTGACAAAAGAACAAGAGAAATTGAGAAGTTGCGCAAGGACCGGGAGCAGGTGCTGGCCTCCATGTGCCTGGACCTGAGCTCTCCTCAGCTGAGCGTGGAGCTCAAAGAGGCTAAATTGCACTATGGCTTGGGGGAGACAGACACGATGCTAAAGCTCTTGAAGACCAGCCCCAGGGAGGAGCCTGTCATCTCCACCAAACAGCAGCTCTATGACAG ACACCGAAGGAGCATGGACAGtttgaggaaggagagagaagctCGTCTTCAGACATGCCGCCGGGCTCGAAGCCTCAGCCCCAGCAAGCACCCAAACTCATCTCTCCACGAGGTGGTGCAGGCTCAACGGCCTTCACCAAGCCGACGGAGGGAACACCTGCAGCAGATCCGCCAGGAAGTAGTGGAGGCCAGCAG AGTTCCTGACCCCCAGAGAAGAGGCAGTCAGTGTCCTCTCGATATCGAGCTTCTGCTGCGTGATTACACTCGCGCGCGAGAGGACGCGAGGGCAGAGATTGCCCGCGCACGAGAGCGGCTTCGTGAGCGGACGGAGCAGGAGAAGAGGAGACTACAGCAGCGAGGTCTCGCGCAGGCTGTGAAG GATGACCTGAGGCTTCGCACCCATGTCAGCAACAGCACCTTGTGCACAGGGTCCAACCTAAGTCTCTCCTCCGGACCTACGTCTGGCTACAACAGCAGCAATGCAGCTCTATTGAAAGACAGCACCTCCCCTTCACTACAG ATTCCTGGGATCTCAGATTCAGAGTTTCGAGTCGGCAGTCGACCTCCGGTCATCCCCTTTCAAAGCTTCAAGGCTCCCCGTGTATGGCTGTCAGCACAGG ATGTTCACCTGGAGACATCTCCCTCTGGATTGGAGCTTCAGTCATCCTCATCTCCATTGAGTCCACCCGCACGGCAGCGCACCTCTTCTGTCGGCCGGCCCTCGTCTATTTCCTCGTCTTTCCAAGACATCGCCGACTGTACTCTGTCCAGCGCCCTGTCAGAG GTTCGGTTAGCCTCCGGCGGAGACCTGAGGAATCTTCTGGCAGGAAAGGCTGCAGCTGGCTGGAG GTATCAGGGTGTGGAGCGTGGGGTTCAGATCTTCCATAGGCCCTCCACCAGGCCCACTGCTCACGGGTTTCTTGGAGCCATGGAGCTGGACAGACCCCTGGCTAATGTGTGGAGCTTGATCCGAGACCACTCCAAGACCCATCTCTACAATCAGTCCCTCAGGTCTGCCTGGACACGGCCCCTAGATGACAGCACGCAGCTAG TCTATCTGTTGACCGATCCGACCAACTGCCACCTTAAACAGCCGCGGGACTTTTGCTGCCTGAGCACAGAGTCCAAACAG GATGATATGTGGGTGTTGGCTATGCAGTCTGTGTTTGAGGAGTCTCTCCCTCGCCCCAACATGGACACCATTCGAGCAGAGATGCTCCCCAGTGCATGGGTACTGCAACCCAGCCAGGAGCAGGATCGAGTTGTGCTAAAAGTTATATATTTACTACAG GTGGATTTAGGAACTCCATCCCTGCCTAGTAAATTCCTGAATGTGGTGGCTCAGAAGCAAGCAGCTGTAATCGCAGACCTTGGGTCCTTTTTGTCCATGTGA